The following are encoded in a window of Brettanomyces bruxellensis chromosome 9, complete sequence genomic DNA:
- a CDS encoding uncharacterized protein (SECRETED:SignalP(1-18)~MEROPS:MER0022928), with amino-acid sequence MSLRKFILPSFCMMVAVATYSNNSSPKAVESLPVIDLVSIEDFLYDFNVSFGSPEQTLDIRLDIANGVLWVPGAPYFKSCDDDSDEEDASTSSTGNPTSTSDYSSSTSTSCPSGYSLYSILESLKNSSSYSCSSGGLFHGNKSDDFAYWSLSSDSEVLDVNDASYFESMYSDYIFVSGFWASDIMKASVENFTEYVNSEDSDESVLKLVRRDRKDESSSDIGNKSSTSSTLKSSTSTLKSSESSSSTSTAEVSIPNVKFVYSNASDVSIGSMGLGMGAILTEKYNFLSGFVKQGLIESNSYSLALNPTNTSKPLLILGGIDTSKYDGDLSLYPFIPVLDQSGVILNGTGAVNNILPVIPVTGYGVTSNSSGQSLVFSSTYDDKMSNSSYPKPALLDSRTYYNYIPFSTLIEIAVELNAYYAKSLQSWLVDCNAGISGTVDVYMGNMSISMNISSLLYPATDDNDTALYFLNGDEACLLSLLPDYELGYSVLGTPFLRHTYIAVDNEGRELAIGKAAMYGESTEKKLQQNESSSVNSLYAIESGLIPFAKKSNITSYEDLTMTIPKSINATGSIGMASEVQISNGEVYVPTGNETKRTMTATGSSLSSAKASGYSKQNKNDGNMGCANSRITLVATFLSIILAIL; translated from the coding sequence ATGTCCCTTAGAAAATTCATTCTGCCGTCTTTTTGCATGATGGTTGCAGTCGCTACTTATTCAAATAATTCTTCTCCTAAAGCAGTTGAAAGTCTTCCTGTGATAGATCTAGTATCAATAGAGGATTTTTTATACGATTTTAACGTGTCATTTGGAAGTCCAGAGCAGACTTTGGATATTCGTCTAGATATAGCCAATGGTGTTTTATGGGTTCCCGGAGCGCCTTATTTTAAATCatgtgatgatgatagtgATGAGGAAGACGCATCCACATCTTCAACCGGCAATCCAACGTCAACCTCAGATTATTCCTCTTCGACTTCAACGAGTTGTCCCTCTGGTTATTCACTTTACTCCATTCTGGAATCGTTAAAAAACTCCTCGTCATACAGTTGTTCAAGTGGTGGCTTGTTTCATGGTAACAAATCTGATGATTTTGCGTACTGGTCTTTGAGTTCAGATAGTGAAGTCCTCGATGTAAATGATGCTTCATATTTCGAGTCGATGTATTCAGactatatatttgtttctGGTTTCTGGGCCTCGGATATCATGAAGGCATCAGTCGAAAATTTCACTGAATACGTTAACTCTGAAGACTCAGACGAATCCGTTCTCAAACTTGTAAGAAGAGATAGAAAGGACGAAAGTTCTTCAGATATAGGTAACAAGTCCAGCACATCAAGCACATtaaaatcatcaacatcaactTTGAAGTCATCTgaatcttcatcttcaacatctACAGCGGAGGTCAGTATTCCAAATGTAAAATTTGTGTACTCGAATGCCTCTGATGTTAGTATCGGTAGTATGGGGCTCGGCATGGGAGCGATATTGACAGAGAAGTACAATTTCTTGAGTGGGTTTGTTAAGCAGGGTCTAATTGAATCAAATTCATATTCTCTTGCATTAAATCCGACGAACACTTCAAAACCTTTACTTATTTTGGGTGGTATAGATACCAGTAAGTATGACGGTGATTTGTCGTTGTACCCATTTATTCCCGTTTTGGATCAAAGTGGTGTCATATTAAATGGTACGGGTGCAGTTAACAATATCCTACCGGTTATTCCTGTTACTGGATACGGAGTTACATCTAATAGTAGTGGTCAGTCGCTAGTTTTTTCATCCACGTATGATGACAAGATGTCGAACTCATCGTATCCAAAACCAGCATTGTTGGATTCACGTACTTATTACAATTACATACCATTTTCGACACTAATTGAGATTGCTGTGGAATTAAACGCTTATTACGCAAAATCTCTTCAATCCTGGCTTGTTGATTGTAACGCTGGTATCTCTGGAACAGTTGATGTTTACATGGGTAATATGTCTATCAGcatgaatatttcaagtCTCCTATATCCTGCGacagatgataatgataCTGCTTTGTACTTCCTGAATGGTGATGAGGCCTGTTTACTTTCCCTGCTTCCAGATTATGAATTGGGATACTCTGTTTTGGGAACACCTTTTCTTAGACACACATATATTGCTGTGGACAATGAAGGTAGAGAACTAGCAATTGGAAAAGCTGCCATGTATGGTGAAAGCACAGAGAAAAAGCTGCAGCAAAATGAGAGTTCATCTGTGAACTCTTTATATGCAATCGAGTCTGGGCTAATACCGTTTGCTAAGAAAAGCAACATAACCAGCTATGAGGATTTGACTATGACAATCCCCAAGAGTATCAATGCAACTGGGTCTATAGGCATGGCGTCTGAAGTGCAAATATCTAATGGTGAGGTTTACGTGCCAACAGGAAATGAAACTAAACGAACGATGACTGCTACTGGTTCTTCATTAAGTTCCGCAAAGGCTTCCGGATAttcaaagcaaaataaaaatgacGGTAATATGGGATGTGCAAATAGCAGAATTACATTGGTGGCCACATTCCTTAGCATAATATTGGCAATTCTATGA